In one window of Solirubrobacterales bacterium DNA:
- a CDS encoding hydantoinase/oxoprolinase family protein: MAEAAARNPRVLAIDAGGTMTDTFIVDESGSFVVGKAQTTPDDESIGFMESAQDALKQWGSTPGETFGAIASGIYSGTAMLNRLLSRQGLEIGAIVTAGQEDYLKIERGIQTYLGYSYSDRLHLATHYHNPPLVPRERMKGVRGRIDVFGDEVAPLREADAREAAAELLDAGVDGICVCLLFSYRNAEHEIRVGEILEEEKAKRGLDNGVPVFLSSELYPQRRDLPRLNSTLIEAYAAEPSRGTLKAVRDKTKEAGAAFELRVMASHGGTISIEARELARTLVSGPIGGVVGGQGIAERLEIPNALCTDIGGTSFDIALITDGRFEITPTPDIARFMLNMPLVRIDSIGAGTGSFVRVNPNSGRPELGPDSAGARIGVCWPEGGLETISVTDLNLVLGRVNPDYFLGGDVKLDPERARAEVGRQLAEPLGLEVDDAAAGVVELFEQTLKNEAVGRILGKGYSPADYALLCYGGGGPLHVAGYTEGVAYRDVLVPAWAAGFSAYGCACADFEYRYDQTIDMPILPGQDEMEKAGVAVMITGAWLGLRDKVAAEFEKSGVEREAIDFTHAVRMQYYGQLNDIEIVSPHAELEDDVQLDDLIAEFEDAYGKVYARSARSPELGYLVTQAIVHGSVEVEKPALPDLGEQQGTPPSKGTRRVRWSDGHADTDIYELDQVVAGNEITGPAIVESVATTFAIPPGRRARLDRHQIFHLAG, encoded by the coding sequence ATGGCGGAGGCCGCCGCGCGTAACCCCAGGGTGCTTGCGATCGATGCCGGCGGGACGATGACCGACACCTTCATCGTCGACGAGTCGGGCTCGTTCGTGGTCGGCAAGGCGCAGACGACGCCGGACGACGAGTCGATCGGTTTCATGGAGTCGGCGCAGGACGCCCTGAAGCAGTGGGGCTCTACTCCCGGGGAGACGTTCGGCGCGATTGCCTCGGGCATCTACAGCGGCACCGCGATGCTCAACCGCCTGCTCTCCCGCCAGGGCCTCGAGATCGGAGCGATCGTGACCGCCGGGCAGGAGGACTACCTGAAGATCGAGCGCGGTATCCAGACCTACCTCGGCTACTCCTACTCGGATCGCCTGCACCTCGCGACGCACTACCACAACCCGCCGCTCGTGCCCCGTGAGCGGATGAAGGGCGTGCGCGGCCGGATTGACGTGTTCGGTGACGAGGTGGCGCCGCTTCGCGAAGCCGACGCCCGTGAGGCCGCCGCCGAGCTCCTGGACGCGGGAGTCGACGGGATCTGCGTCTGCCTGCTGTTCTCCTACCGCAACGCCGAGCACGAGATCCGCGTGGGCGAGATCCTCGAGGAGGAGAAGGCGAAGCGAGGGCTCGACAACGGGGTGCCGGTCTTCCTTTCCTCCGAGCTCTATCCGCAGCGACGCGATCTGCCGCGGCTCAATTCGACCCTGATCGAGGCCTATGCGGCAGAGCCATCGCGGGGAACACTGAAGGCGGTGCGCGATAAGACCAAGGAGGCCGGCGCCGCGTTCGAGCTCCGGGTGATGGCCTCCCACGGCGGCACGATCTCGATCGAGGCCAGGGAGCTGGCGCGGACGCTGGTCTCGGGACCGATCGGCGGCGTCGTCGGGGGCCAGGGGATAGCGGAGCGGCTCGAGATCCCGAACGCGCTCTGCACCGACATCGGCGGGACGTCATTCGACATCGCGTTGATCACGGACGGACGGTTCGAGATCACACCAACGCCCGACATTGCCCGCTTCATGCTCAACATGCCTCTGGTCCGGATCGACTCGATCGGGGCCGGAACCGGGTCATTCGTCCGGGTCAACCCGAACTCGGGGCGACCCGAGCTGGGACCGGACTCGGCTGGCGCCAGGATCGGCGTCTGCTGGCCGGAGGGCGGCCTGGAGACCATCTCCGTCACCGACCTGAACCTCGTGTTGGGGCGCGTCAATCCCGACTACTTCCTGGGCGGTGACGTCAAGCTCGACCCCGAGCGGGCCCGCGCCGAGGTTGGGCGCCAGCTCGCCGAGCCCCTCGGGCTGGAGGTCGACGACGCGGCGGCGGGGGTGGTGGAGCTGTTCGAGCAGACGCTCAAGAACGAGGCGGTCGGCCGGATCCTGGGAAAGGGCTACTCGCCCGCCGATTACGCGCTGCTCTGCTACGGGGGCGGCGGCCCTCTGCACGTCGCCGGCTACACGGAGGGGGTCGCCTACCGCGACGTCCTGGTGCCCGCCTGGGCTGCCGGGTTCTCAGCGTACGGTTGCGCGTGCGCGGATTTCGAGTACCGCTACGACCAGACGATCGACATGCCCATCCTGCCCGGCCAGGACGAGATGGAGAAGGCGGGGGTCGCGGTGATGATCACCGGCGCCTGGCTGGGGCTGCGGGACAAGGTCGCCGCGGAGTTCGAGAAGTCGGGCGTGGAGCGCGAGGCGATCGACTTCACCCACGCCGTGCGGATGCAGTACTACGGCCAGCTCAACGACATCGAGATCGTCTCCCCGCACGCCGAGCTCGAGGACGACGTCCAGCTCGATGACCTGATCGCCGAGTTCGAGGACGCCTACGGCAAGGTCTACGCCCGCTCCGCTCGCTCACCCGAGCTGGGCTACCTGGTGACCCAGGCGATCGTTCACGGCTCGGTGGAGGTCGAGAAGCCGGCGCTGCCCGACCTGGGCGAGCAGCAGGGAACCCCGCCCAGCAAGGGGACTCGGCGAGTCCGCTGGAGCGACGGGCATGCCGACACCGATATCTACGAGCTCGATCAGGTCGTGGCCGGCAATGAGATCACGGGCCCGGCGATCGTCGAGTCGGTCGCAACCACCTTCGCGATCCCGCCCGGACGCCGGGCGCGGCTCGACCGCCACCAGATCTTTCACCTCGCGGGCTAG